Proteins from a genomic interval of Sphingobacterium sp. SYP-B4668:
- a CDS encoding fasciclin domain-containing protein — translation MTILLLSACKKDYYQDGGIHDPKFNGTIMDFLESRPELFDTLVRIVKIAGLEPTLENEEITFFAPPNASIGKTLRSLNRNLYLDGRDTVVELEQIKPSVWKHFLGMYMMRDKYILKDFPQLDTLNMIAFPGQIYLTYNDEPMNVGVIYNDVITTNSEGVKQIVKYAGYRQLHISSMNSFSISGLGVAPVATSDIQPHNGSVHVLQFSKHGFGFNNRDFIDKVYATGVSPRTN, via the coding sequence ATGACAATATTACTATTGTCGGCATGTAAGAAGGATTATTACCAAGACGGTGGTATACACGATCCGAAATTTAATGGGACGATTATGGATTTTCTGGAATCCCGACCTGAGCTTTTTGATACATTGGTGCGAATTGTAAAGATTGCAGGACTGGAACCCACACTCGAGAATGAAGAGATTACCTTCTTTGCACCACCCAATGCGTCTATTGGTAAGACCTTAAGAAGTCTGAATCGTAATTTATATCTGGATGGCCGTGATACAGTCGTAGAATTGGAGCAAATCAAACCATCGGTATGGAAACACTTCCTAGGGATGTATATGATGCGGGATAAATATATTTTAAAGGACTTTCCACAGTTGGACACCTTGAATATGATTGCATTTCCAGGGCAGATATACTTGACCTATAATGATGAACCAATGAATGTTGGAGTGATTTACAACGATGTCATCACGACCAATTCAGAAGGAGTAAAGCAAATCGTGAAGTATGCGGGATATAGACAGCTCCATATTTCGAGTATGAATAGTTTTAGTATAAGCGGTTTAGGTGTGGCTCCTGTCGCTACTTCTGATATTCAGCCTCACAACGGCAGTGTACATGTGCTGCAATTTAGTAAACACGGCTTTGGATTCAACAATCGTGATTTTATTGATAAGGTGTATGCAACAGGAGTTAGTCCACGGACCAATTAA
- a CDS encoding DUF5008 domain-containing protein, with protein MRSIVSIKKTIFLATICTVTCVLSCTKEVEIGKDPYEGGKEPLGVAFTKAYSDPELAEPGAEVTYFVKGLKQYEGQFDFTINDVPVVVKSLSDSTIQVIVPELISSGTAKIKMKDQLFYGPRLLIEGNVSVDNNFDVVNGFNGGVNTILSHSGGYLIGGFFTNYENEASSTVFRNGIHFINSLGKTGTGFEFRKGFDGVVSDIKRQNNMFVVGGSFSKFHNRSLNNLVRLNADGKIDSVVVELLNSTDKPENGLDTVSALNAGTMGGIGGGTVQGGSVRRVFTVADNKIVAIGGFHYHTRVDYRYSSRDQKREVLTPARHIMRITSDGTLDSAFNYSNVGANGEITDAVKLSGDNIVVVGSFTSYNQKAVPRIMKIDATGKVDAGFAVGTGANDAIFSIQYNENRKKMIITGRFTSFNGQPAKGVVVLNEDGSLDPTFKLKDIGESFFYYGYILNSGKVLLSGSVDKYDGVKRSNLLILNADGTAEQKYNNIGLFGGMVNTVVETTSSLGHPAILLGGAIGVVEKKIISGIVKLEIKN; from the coding sequence ATGAGAAGCATTGTTTCTATTAAAAAAACCATTTTTCTTGCTACGATTTGCACCGTGACTTGTGTGCTATCTTGTACAAAAGAAGTGGAGATAGGCAAAGATCCGTATGAAGGAGGGAAGGAGCCTTTGGGGGTAGCATTTACCAAAGCTTATTCAGACCCGGAGTTGGCTGAGCCTGGAGCGGAGGTAACCTATTTTGTCAAAGGGCTCAAACAATATGAGGGACAATTTGACTTTACAATCAATGATGTTCCTGTAGTGGTAAAGTCATTAAGTGATTCCACTATTCAGGTTATTGTACCTGAGCTAATCAGTTCGGGAACTGCCAAAATAAAGATGAAAGACCAGTTGTTCTATGGACCTAGATTGCTCATCGAAGGGAATGTGTCAGTAGATAATAATTTTGACGTAGTGAATGGCTTTAATGGAGGGGTGAATACTATACTTTCCCATTCTGGAGGTTATTTAATTGGTGGTTTTTTCACGAACTATGAGAATGAAGCAAGTAGCACAGTCTTCAGAAATGGAATCCATTTTATTAACAGCCTCGGAAAGACCGGAACGGGCTTTGAATTTAGAAAAGGATTTGATGGGGTGGTCTCTGATATAAAAAGGCAAAATAACATGTTTGTCGTTGGGGGCTCCTTTTCTAAGTTTCACAACAGGTCCCTCAATAATCTTGTGCGCCTTAATGCTGATGGCAAGATAGATTCTGTAGTTGTAGAACTGCTGAACTCGACAGATAAACCTGAGAATGGATTGGATACGGTATCGGCACTCAATGCCGGTACGATGGGGGGAATAGGGGGGGGCACTGTCCAAGGCGGATCTGTGAGGCGTGTATTTACTGTTGCCGACAATAAAATAGTGGCAATTGGAGGTTTTCACTATCACACGCGTGTTGATTATCGGTATTCATCTCGCGATCAAAAAAGAGAAGTATTGACTCCTGCGCGTCATATCATGCGCATTACCTCTGATGGCACACTTGATTCTGCTTTCAACTATAGTAACGTAGGTGCCAATGGTGAAATAACGGATGCTGTAAAATTAAGCGGGGACAATATTGTCGTAGTGGGATCTTTTACAAGCTATAATCAAAAGGCAGTACCACGTATTATGAAAATTGATGCCACGGGTAAAGTCGATGCCGGTTTTGCTGTCGGGACTGGTGCCAATGACGCTATATTTTCTATTCAATACAATGAAAATCGTAAAAAAATGATTATCACTGGGCGATTTACGTCCTTCAATGGACAACCTGCGAAAGGTGTAGTCGTACTCAATGAAGATGGCTCGCTAGATCCAACCTTCAAGTTGAAAGACATAGGCGAGAGTTTCTTCTATTATGGTTATATCTTGAATAGTGGCAAAGTTTTATTGTCAGGAAGCGTGGATAAGTATGACGGCGTTAAACGGTCGAACTTGTTGATTCTAAATGCAGATGGTACAGCAGAGCAGAAATACAATAATATAGGTCTCTTTGGTGGTATGGTCAATACGGTCGTGGAAACTACTTCTTCGCTTGGACATCCTGCCATTTTATTAGGGGGAGCGATTGGAGTCGTGGAAAAGAAGATTATATCGGGTATTGTTAAATTGGAAATAAAAAATTAA
- a CDS encoding DUF4983 domain-containing protein encodes MKEQIITIGNKMRSVAYAVLIPISLLMTISCNKDFPKILKEYPTDLPAEAGRTKVLYILVDGLRGKAVQDLEPPTLKRIKRKSLYTYGALADTSRTVMTKESGWATLLTGVEAHKHGVVSDDLSLAKLTEFPTLFARVKAENKGYTSVAFTSSNELGAALTKDADNQKSFAGDDALTLQNTIQELQNGQSDIVFAQFGDVEEVGKQSSYESTDPLYADAVKDIDTKIEALITAMEKRASFEREEWLVVITSSKGGEAATTVIDNTVYGDPVRNTFTMFYSPKFAEKVLARPNSTEIPFGGNALRFTYGATPVNAKLDDVNAFNFGNDKDFTITLFIKSNIPGGNWNYPIFLSKRVEGFAGAGWNMFGEVRDGKMAWGFNSALGSQVFGTQINDGNWHSMTIVVDRTGDADSVRAFTDGVFNQGATADSDNLDNTSPLAMGRWPGNNNADPDVLMANLQVYNTAFTRKEVKDLAGITHVDETHPKYSALIGYWPGYDDVGKSVLTEVTGRAGDMKITGPYNWMSFGDVVSHFKPPITYAFYRVVPNSVDISFMIYKWMGINTPVSWQLDGKSWAPLFVDIRD; translated from the coding sequence ATGAAAGAGCAAATTATAACCATAGGAAATAAAATGCGAAGTGTCGCATACGCGGTTTTGATTCCAATAAGTCTGTTGATGACAATATCTTGCAACAAAGACTTTCCGAAAATATTAAAAGAATATCCTACAGACTTGCCCGCGGAGGCTGGGCGTACCAAGGTATTGTATATATTGGTTGATGGGTTGCGGGGGAAAGCCGTCCAGGATCTAGAGCCGCCAACACTCAAAAGAATAAAGCGTAAATCACTCTATACATACGGCGCATTAGCCGATACCTCGCGGACGGTCATGACCAAAGAGTCGGGCTGGGCGACCTTGCTTACAGGGGTAGAGGCGCACAAACACGGTGTGGTATCCGATGATTTGTCTTTGGCTAAACTGACGGAGTTTCCGACGCTATTTGCTCGTGTAAAAGCAGAGAACAAAGGGTATACTTCTGTCGCCTTTACTTCTTCGAATGAGCTAGGGGCAGCTTTGACCAAAGATGCGGATAATCAAAAAAGCTTCGCTGGAGACGATGCCTTGACTTTGCAAAATACCATACAAGAATTGCAAAATGGACAGAGCGATATTGTATTTGCCCAGTTTGGAGATGTAGAAGAGGTGGGCAAGCAAAGTAGCTACGAAAGTACGGATCCTCTCTATGCTGATGCTGTTAAGGACATCGATACTAAGATCGAAGCACTTATCACAGCGATGGAAAAGAGAGCTTCATTCGAACGAGAGGAGTGGCTAGTCGTCATAACCTCAAGCAAAGGTGGCGAAGCAGCTACTACAGTAATCGACAATACCGTATATGGAGATCCCGTGCGCAATACGTTTACGATGTTCTACTCACCTAAATTTGCCGAAAAGGTATTGGCAAGACCCAACTCGACAGAAATCCCATTTGGGGGAAATGCGTTGCGATTTACCTATGGTGCTACACCAGTAAATGCAAAACTAGATGATGTGAACGCTTTTAATTTTGGAAATGACAAAGATTTCACTATCACACTGTTCATAAAAAGCAATATTCCAGGGGGTAATTGGAACTATCCCATCTTCCTGTCCAAGCGAGTGGAAGGCTTTGCAGGGGCGGGTTGGAATATGTTTGGGGAGGTAAGGGACGGCAAGATGGCGTGGGGATTTAACTCTGCTCTCGGCTCGCAAGTGTTTGGGACACAAATTAATGATGGAAATTGGCACTCGATGACCATCGTTGTCGATCGTACTGGAGATGCAGATTCTGTAAGAGCTTTTACCGATGGTGTATTTAATCAAGGAGCAACTGCTGATTCGGACAATCTAGATAACACATCTCCCCTGGCAATGGGGAGATGGCCAGGCAATAATAATGCTGATCCAGATGTTTTGATGGCAAATTTGCAGGTTTACAACACCGCCTTCACACGTAAGGAGGTAAAAGACCTAGCCGGTATAACACACGTTGACGAAACCCATCCCAAATATTCGGCTTTGATTGGTTATTGGCCGGGATATGACGATGTAGGCAAGAGTGTACTTACAGAGGTCACAGGCCGTGCTGGCGATATGAAGATTACAGGCCCATACAATTGGATGAGTTTTGGAGATGTGGTGAGTCATTTTAAACCTCCAATTACCTATGCTTTCTACCGTGTAGTGCCCAATTCGGTAGATATTTCATTCATGATATATAAATGGATGGGAATCAATACACCTGTTTCATGGCAGTTAGATGGAAAAAGTTGGGCTCCATTATTTGTGGATATAAGAGATTAA
- a CDS encoding M60 family metallopeptidase has product MKKKYVTGLLAILGFLALSSCGKYGYDFENGYQQGDSIPSDIVTDTTMFEADKSLYHRARIFPGLVGENVYRTRDTTIRMDFKFEYASSFERMVSVVPQPIFSTGVYAPAGELIKIIVPDGVIGLTAQIGVHMDNLSGKTPLRRDPIIYTVKELFPGTNYIKNLYGGTLWLRTNISRDTPVDLKMAGVVRASDFVHGVTDVGKWKEDILKNEVPWIELRAKRVVFNVPRNAIVGLINEGKLSDINEVMAEWNVIYEKDYYDWMGLTPNAAELKNKYPTLPERGVLDIQLTGGYGHSGNPWVATNDRGWLNEWVDLATIRAGQNWGTYHEIGHNYQQIGAWSWNGLIETTNNLFVFKGLHRNGIQNIGNAHPALNEAFTAALAYAKQPISKNSITDEAANGDNAPFFKITPFLQLFNKIEGKNGEDGWEFMPYLYNQARNVKYSFGLDEAKRDFFYRTLCDYTGRDYARFCAAWGIGVSGIAKREMAAKYPPMEKAIWEYNPLNDTGGDGAMNPKVDLFNTEWKVLSKSTEEPSGEGTTDGKVIHMIDGNANTFWHSQWQALTAALPHTVTFDMNVSQAVKGFYLVPRQNSSGQRPKNIEIQVSEDNLTYTTLTAADLESGYSFDMVNDATRKEFRLKTRRNIRYFKIFFRNTNHNGSTHHAVGEIGAFYDVD; this is encoded by the coding sequence ATGAAAAAGAAATATGTAACAGGACTTCTCGCAATATTGGGCTTCCTAGCATTGAGTTCTTGCGGAAAATATGGATATGACTTTGAAAATGGATACCAACAAGGAGATTCTATTCCCTCGGATATCGTGACGGATACGACGATGTTTGAAGCAGATAAGAGTCTGTATCACCGAGCACGGATTTTTCCAGGCCTAGTTGGGGAAAATGTGTACCGTACGCGAGACACGACCATACGTATGGATTTCAAATTTGAATATGCCTCCAGTTTTGAACGAATGGTGAGTGTGGTACCGCAACCCATATTTAGTACAGGTGTATATGCTCCGGCGGGTGAATTGATTAAGATTATTGTTCCTGATGGAGTTATTGGACTTACGGCACAGATAGGTGTGCATATGGACAATTTGTCCGGAAAAACGCCTTTGCGCAGGGATCCGATAATATATACGGTCAAGGAACTGTTTCCAGGGACAAACTATATAAAAAATCTCTACGGAGGGACCTTGTGGCTCCGCACCAATATTTCGAGGGATACGCCCGTTGACTTGAAAATGGCAGGAGTGGTAAGGGCTTCTGATTTTGTACATGGGGTGACCGATGTGGGTAAATGGAAGGAAGATATACTCAAAAATGAGGTGCCGTGGATTGAACTGAGGGCGAAAAGGGTAGTATTCAATGTACCCCGAAATGCTATAGTGGGGCTTATTAATGAGGGTAAGTTGTCAGATATCAATGAGGTGATGGCTGAGTGGAATGTCATCTACGAAAAGGATTACTACGATTGGATGGGGTTGACACCAAATGCAGCAGAACTTAAAAATAAATATCCTACTTTGCCCGAACGAGGGGTATTGGATATCCAATTAACTGGCGGATATGGACACTCTGGCAATCCATGGGTAGCCACCAACGATAGGGGCTGGCTGAATGAGTGGGTCGATCTAGCCACCATCCGCGCAGGACAAAATTGGGGGACCTACCATGAGATTGGCCACAATTATCAACAAATTGGTGCATGGAGTTGGAATGGACTAATTGAAACTACAAATAATTTATTTGTATTCAAAGGTTTACATCGTAATGGAATCCAGAATATTGGAAATGCACATCCAGCATTGAATGAAGCTTTCACCGCTGCACTCGCATACGCCAAGCAACCCATTTCAAAAAATAGTATTACGGACGAAGCCGCCAACGGTGACAATGCTCCTTTCTTTAAGATTACGCCTTTTTTACAATTGTTTAATAAGATAGAAGGCAAAAATGGAGAAGATGGATGGGAATTTATGCCCTATTTATACAATCAGGCACGGAATGTGAAATATTCATTTGGGCTGGATGAGGCCAAGCGGGACTTTTTCTATAGGACTTTGTGTGATTATACTGGAAGAGACTATGCCCGATTTTGCGCCGCATGGGGCATCGGTGTGAGCGGAATAGCAAAGCGCGAAATGGCAGCAAAATACCCACCAATGGAAAAAGCCATTTGGGAATACAACCCATTGAATGATACAGGAGGCGATGGTGCCATGAACCCAAAGGTGGATTTATTCAATACCGAATGGAAGGTCTTGTCAAAAAGTACAGAAGAGCCTTCTGGAGAAGGTACGACTGACGGTAAAGTTATTCATATGATTGATGGTAATGCTAATACATTCTGGCACTCGCAGTGGCAAGCGCTTACAGCTGCGCTTCCGCATACTGTCACTTTTGATATGAATGTTAGCCAAGCAGTCAAAGGGTTCTATTTGGTCCCAAGGCAGAATAGTTCGGGACAACGGCCTAAGAATATTGAAATCCAAGTCAGTGAGGATAATCTGACTTATACGACCCTCACTGCTGCTGATTTGGAAAGTGGCTATTCATTCGATATGGTCAATGATGCAACTCGTAAAGAATTTAGATTGAAAACAAGACGGAATATTCGATATTTCAAGATTTTCTTTAGAAATACAAATCACAACGGATCGACACATCATGCTGTTGGTGAAATTGGGGCATTTTATGATGTGGATTAA
- a CDS encoding LamG-like jellyroll fold domain-containing protein produces the protein MRKINKYKWNRWLAVFMVGLALASCTKYNNPAPEFEEYEQDVDSNQVKRKILFISIDGLVGSELENNIPEHLGKLMENGKYSFVSLGDMNTSDPSSWATMMTGVNSNKHKITTDSYIPTPDPNHPHDSEDFYPSLFFRISEQNPYLSSAVITRTSAMNNILLMDADEAQALDSDEKVKSSVVEELKNANADLLVAQFTSVQEAGTQTQFSFDSPEYKNATLKVDGYVGEIMTALESRSSYDKEEWLVIVTSNHGGLGNSYGGSSLEERNTFAIYHYKKFQKQELKAETLMAPRFYGYDNAGVTAMRARNTTVSPQEVNYNIARTGELTVEAKVKINKKADGSYSYSWPPFLSKVNARSGSTAGWSFFRSGNNVSFFVADGSAKIEIGAGAVGVDEVWTHITGTFSRINGIPTAKFYINGRLATSGELATLNVNNVLSTSPLTFGFQPEVFSDQYLDFYMADVHIWNVALTDEEILQNANRVGLEDNHPKKQFLVGYWPLDKVEENVFKNKVSGQPDMPILGKASFNIFGNNLPYVDPEKAILIKSEDITMQMLYWFNINVRDSWGLEGQNFLKNFELEFLQ, from the coding sequence ATGAGAAAAATAAATAAATACAAGTGGAATCGTTGGCTCGCTGTTTTCATGGTGGGACTGGCTTTGGCAAGTTGTACGAAATATAATAACCCAGCACCGGAGTTTGAGGAATATGAGCAAGATGTGGATTCTAATCAAGTGAAGCGGAAAATCCTGTTTATTTCTATAGATGGATTGGTCGGGAGCGAGTTGGAGAATAATATTCCCGAACATCTGGGGAAACTAATGGAAAATGGAAAATACTCCTTTGTCTCCTTAGGAGATATGAATACCTCTGACCCGTCCTCGTGGGCGACGATGATGACGGGAGTCAACTCTAATAAGCATAAGATTACGACAGATTCGTATATTCCAACTCCCGATCCTAATCATCCACATGATAGTGAAGATTTCTACCCTTCTCTTTTCTTTCGGATTTCGGAACAAAATCCCTATTTGAGTTCTGCGGTTATCACGCGTACATCGGCTATGAACAATATTTTGTTGATGGATGCTGACGAGGCACAAGCACTCGATTCAGATGAGAAAGTAAAAAGCTCAGTCGTCGAAGAATTGAAAAATGCAAATGCAGACCTACTCGTGGCGCAGTTTACCTCTGTGCAGGAAGCAGGCACGCAAACCCAATTCTCATTTGATAGCCCAGAGTATAAAAATGCCACATTAAAAGTAGATGGATACGTCGGCGAAATAATGACTGCGCTTGAGTCAAGAAGTAGCTACGATAAAGAGGAATGGTTGGTAATTGTCACTTCTAATCATGGAGGGCTAGGAAATAGTTACGGTGGTAGTTCGTTGGAGGAACGTAATACATTTGCTATCTATCACTATAAAAAATTCCAAAAACAAGAATTGAAAGCAGAGACCCTCATGGCACCTCGCTTCTATGGCTACGACAACGCAGGGGTGACTGCTATGAGAGCTCGGAATACGACGGTGTCTCCGCAAGAAGTTAATTACAATATAGCTCGAACGGGAGAGCTTACGGTAGAGGCTAAAGTTAAAATCAACAAAAAGGCGGACGGTAGCTATTCCTACAGTTGGCCGCCATTTTTAAGTAAAGTGAATGCTCGAAGTGGAAGTACAGCAGGCTGGTCTTTTTTCAGATCTGGAAATAATGTCTCATTCTTCGTCGCTGATGGAAGTGCTAAGATTGAGATTGGTGCTGGAGCTGTTGGAGTGGATGAAGTTTGGACGCATATTACGGGAACTTTCTCTCGAATAAATGGTATTCCAACCGCCAAATTCTATATCAATGGTAGGTTGGCGACATCTGGAGAGCTAGCAACGCTGAATGTTAACAATGTATTGTCCACGAGTCCTTTGACGTTTGGCTTCCAACCTGAAGTCTTTTCAGATCAATACTTGGATTTTTATATGGCTGACGTCCATATTTGGAATGTAGCTTTAACTGACGAAGAGATTTTGCAAAATGCTAACCGTGTAGGTCTGGAAGACAATCATCCCAAAAAGCAATTTTTGGTAGGATACTGGCCTTTGGACAAAGTAGAAGAAAATGTCTTTAAGAATAAAGTATCAGGACAACCTGATATGCCTATTCTTGGAAAAGCAAGCTTCAATATTTTTGGTAATAATTTGCCATATGTAGACCCCGAAAAAGCTATTTTGATAAAGAGCGAGGACATCACGATGCAGATGTTGTACTGGTTCAATATCAATGTAAGAGATAGCTGGGGACTAGAAGGCCAGAATTTCTTGAAAAATTTTGAATTAGAATTTTTACAGTAA
- a CDS encoding discoidin domain-containing protein translates to MRLKLKFLTLLCALLASMVACQKNTLILPTQLPEEEEEIKSIIAGPVDIKIEGTYDFKFKVVMPSVSDRVEKVIIKYTEVGQAKELVIQDFTKNYFIQMADISEYAFSLQYFAKDGTPSKIVERKATNKGYLVEHLAENFELSKEFNRLRLIWDNESLTPVTATVSYNSNGETHVMNVENSIALKDTLETVALKAGKVDFDVKFKDGTGRESATKTSFVMLDRSYTTQADKANWLISATDEHNATYAPTKLINGVSTGDDHWHTNWYPDPAKPSTVFPFEVEITMEELIMVDQITLYNRTNGSNDGVKTFDVYMKAEISEEYELVAKDLVQIQDKGAKKSFDLPTSKPVKRVKFVFKDGWPRNNVAELYAHLAEIDVKGILE, encoded by the coding sequence ATGAGATTAAAACTAAAATTTTTGACCCTGTTATGTGCGTTGCTCGCGAGCATGGTCGCATGCCAGAAAAATACATTGATATTGCCCACACAGCTTCCAGAGGAAGAAGAGGAGATTAAATCAATTATAGCGGGACCTGTCGATATTAAAATAGAGGGTACCTATGATTTTAAATTTAAGGTGGTGATGCCCTCCGTGAGCGATAGAGTAGAGAAGGTAATCATCAAATACACGGAAGTTGGGCAAGCAAAAGAATTGGTCATACAGGATTTTACCAAAAATTACTTTATTCAAATGGCCGATATCAGTGAGTACGCCTTTTCATTGCAATACTTTGCTAAAGATGGCACCCCTTCTAAGATCGTGGAAAGGAAGGCCACGAATAAGGGCTATTTAGTGGAGCATCTTGCGGAGAACTTCGAACTATCAAAGGAGTTTAATAGACTGCGGCTGATTTGGGACAATGAATCTTTGACGCCAGTCACAGCCACTGTATCTTACAATTCAAATGGGGAAACGCATGTAATGAATGTGGAGAATTCAATAGCATTGAAGGATACGCTGGAGACGGTGGCACTCAAGGCGGGAAAGGTAGACTTTGATGTCAAATTTAAAGATGGTACTGGTCGGGAGAGTGCAACGAAAACCTCATTTGTGATGTTAGATAGGAGTTACACAACTCAAGCAGATAAGGCGAATTGGTTAATATCAGCTACTGACGAACATAATGCAACATATGCTCCTACTAAACTCATCAATGGTGTAAGTACAGGAGATGATCATTGGCATACCAATTGGTACCCGGATCCAGCAAAACCATCAACTGTGTTTCCATTTGAAGTAGAAATCACAATGGAAGAGTTGATTATGGTCGATCAAATTACACTGTATAATAGGACTAATGGGTCAAATGATGGGGTAAAGACGTTTGACGTGTATATGAAGGCAGAAATTTCAGAAGAATATGAGTTGGTGGCTAAAGATCTTGTTCAGATACAAGATAAAGGAGCAAAAAAATCATTTGATTTACCTACGAGCAAGCCTGTTAAACGTGTCAAGTTTGTGTTTAAAGATGGATGGCCGCGAAATAATGTGGCTGAACTTTATGCCCACTTGGCTGAGATTGACGTGAAGGGAATCTTAGAATAA
- a CDS encoding porin family protein produces MKQLNLLFAFILFSVLAHAQYKPQVEFGAKAGLAFPTFQFAEGGNPKTYVSGFIGGFVDLPIAQSFSIQPGVTLSGKGYNDKYFESETDFGQLKTRLLVVDVPVHLVGKMLIGDDQLHFGVGPYIGFNVAGKQKFEGQGNRYPEGTIDFEFNKKDFKRQDYGISLMANYKFDNGMLVNMGYGLGLANLYGSEVDNKVKNRVLSLGVGIQL; encoded by the coding sequence ATGAAACAGCTGAATCTACTCTTTGCTTTTATCCTTTTTTCGGTACTTGCCCATGCACAATATAAACCTCAAGTAGAGTTTGGGGCTAAGGCAGGGCTTGCCTTTCCTACCTTCCAGTTTGCCGAAGGAGGTAATCCCAAAACGTATGTGTCAGGCTTTATTGGCGGGTTTGTCGACTTGCCTATTGCACAATCCTTCTCGATACAACCTGGGGTCACGTTGAGTGGTAAGGGGTATAATGACAAGTACTTTGAGAGTGAAACCGATTTTGGACAGTTGAAGACCCGGTTGTTGGTGGTCGATGTTCCAGTCCATTTGGTGGGCAAGATGTTGATTGGAGACGATCAGTTGCATTTTGGTGTGGGGCCTTATATAGGATTTAATGTGGCGGGCAAACAAAAGTTTGAAGGACAGGGAAATCGCTACCCCGAAGGAACGATCGATTTCGAATTTAACAAGAAAGATTTTAAAAGACAAGACTACGGAATCAGCCTCATGGCCAATTATAAATTTGATAATGGTATGTTGGTAAATATGGGCTACGGACTAGGTTTAGCCAACCTGTATGGTAGTGAGGTCGATAATAAGGTCAAAAATAGAGTGCTTTCCCTTGGTGTGGGAATACAGCTCTAA